A portion of the Fulvia fulva chromosome 1, complete sequence genome contains these proteins:
- a CDS encoding Separin, with translation MATAAAAEAVKAAITSGGASSATVTTLHTLLCEPSPRPASAKTGAASASTARRAITKRPPTPPARRTPTARGRQAPEVQVLEDVPAPVPAKARYALATEIVNITLKLLTDATKPGPQQQRRASSAQRHSTAKQPSTPSHKALQLRSANATPVPTSTGKKPRSQRRPSQASVTSTSPGSIHLECVAACARLAFSCLRSTDVKTLGIRELPQWHLETGMLSLCGKLLTLDHRALAAKQLRSVKHSLETAARAVPGSRPGPATSAKPSQHASHWSLLLLHRHVHAMPLVLPTLIIYQLHVMQLLVLTTSGSIVERVAELLCSGSQESPAGTILRHVESGADPIKAAKQLETLSRTMLQLCPSISAAADENSRDRTLYAAPLSVFRLQVASLSLQRESRRLMKRPEDTEKDVVGPFSKCLSTLLRRTSSRGDAEKLLETCTASYRSLGCDAHETSDSTGAGFTVLITLSRIAQLAGSQEQSTYYADLALTQCHKLEMSHARYIAASIRRGCAELATPHEMSSGMSDQQDLKTIVESLQKDLSGTSSDYEMLLLELAQVVRLNSRNDTQLEEQKRLLCAAAAFASRYVRLCPGKHVATAQEIVHLALSKCGSGEDVTSWVSSDTASVMIKSGALRRLTDKASSSPLALLCCSSGTAIAFGRILKILVTKAIISGPEKSASCVVDDDGLETAERGTLLELQLKNSLDLAHKPKYRQALSKLVQELVRRLSKTYDAAVFPIRRARLSALVLRVREEYPELLPPHTIAVLSKATLDNITDLAKDEGLKRYLLDVRATLNLSRAFCDGRPSSTELHSALETWNTLLEKADDPADIDSAIDNPTVLIAQLISLEEYLGMLGDDVSRLSVSTLLHKCTQLRGVATEQCGSASKLARVHMILGNAEKARDVLHSALVSPLVDETAPSLDLIEYHLAKAESTLLLDQVDECRGALTNAYQARQRLPPQAVRSSQSQHYKVLHGRAWLVQSRFLMASGLPQDALRAAKQASKIMNSIWATLERNDHSAKPPVVDDGEEPRDPPADALSTKVSKLNLKPAAPGSHKKNELRGASFWPVVRALCESTLHLSDMYVHHGIYNEANHASEQALKTAEAVGSWSLLSDVRAHRGLFLAIAGRFEDSELCLEQEETTEEALLSLRSAQRRKIKAAACAQRGEPKAAVTHLQEAGKIITTMLSQDMTSASIATDETKPQIITEPSAAKSRPPDAAKPASGARAAAASSRTALKKSIKSRAAPTKPLMKPRAILEASAKQNAATAIPYLLRKIQAEIAFNTAAMEIKYGSNSCRDTSELQELYAGQCHGIHWRSLEQEVVLSKTIKSLEADFSLSVLTESVLSYPSLQLLDSTEVSTTSATVKAPPKSSRSAGGAKKVAPTGSSSANISPLTASTIHEESSAVLSTIEAHKQYDLLSTTCMITSATPTTRSRSSLELVKPLSFVDQGRIHASQSMMAVACLERVSNSSSDSFAWPNEQLSMPSTHVASASFQSEYIDNLPQSWTVVSLCLSESCEELCIARYRGSQAPVVLRIPFSRQKSDETEEEPFLFEDGKSELEEIISLSNFSCHSTLDTSAKGAKTNWWAEREALDRRMHELLINMENLWLGGFRGIMSQHGRNQEQLDRFRKAFEAMLDRHLPSRRGSKRGSKRLVLDDQILELFVGLGSDQDGELELDELLAELLYFVVDILQFNGERNAYDEVDIDRMVVDVLDAMRSYHDSDEKTSEGAHLILVLDRRLQAFPWESLPCFEHVSVSRMDSMHSLRDRIIAMRQQVQASKLTEQDRYIVPRSSGTYIVNPGGDLKSTESILTPELSQLAASEGSGWKSIVRHAPSEDEFKSALSSTSTLLYFGHGAGSQYIRPRTVRRLEKCSEVVWLMGCSSGAVTEYGKLEAFAVPLTYMLAGQTQQAPELEPAQSTGKCMSVLATLWDVTDKDIDRFSLAVGEDWGLWKAPQASTKLPAKTPRKREKVVAPSTPEKTCKTPKTPKVKKTPVPPKTPVRSGSVSRERGQKKISLVEAVARNRDACYLRYLNGAAPVVYGIPVWLGD, from the coding sequence ATGGCGACAGCGGCCGCAGCGGAGGCAGTGAAGGCGGCCATCACGAGTGGCGGCGCTTCCTCTGCCACCGTCACCACACTGCACACTTTACTCTGCGAGCCGTCGCCCCGGCCGGCTTCAGCCAAGACCGGAGCTGCATCAGCCTCCACAGCTCGACGCGCCATCACGAAACGGCCACCCACTCCGCCAGCACGGCGCACACCGACTGCGCGAGGACGTCAGGCGCCCGAGGTCCAGGTCTTGGAGGATGTACCTGCGCCCGTGCCCGCGAAAGCACGATATGCGCTCGCCACCGAGATTGTCAACATTACCTTGAAGCTCCTCACCGACGCCACGAAACCAGGACCACAACAGCAGCGAAGAGCATCGTCTGCACAGCGCCATTCGACTGCGAAACAGCCTTCTACGCCATCGCACAAAGCGCTTCAGCTCCGGAGCGCCAATGCCACGCCCGTCCCGACATCGACGGGGAAGAAGCCACGATCTCAGCGGCGGCCATCTCAAGCCTCGGTGACAAGCACTTCACCCGGCTCGATCCATCTAGAATGTGTCGCCGCATGTGCAAGACTCGCGTTCTCATGCTTGCGATCCACGGACGTGAAGACGTTGGGCATTCGCGAGCTTCCGCAATGGCACTTGGAAACTGGAATGCTTTCGCTGTGTGGCAAGCTATTGACCCTGGACCATCGTGCACTTGCTGCTAAGCAGCTCCGTTCCGTCAAACACAGTCTGGAGACCGCGGCACGTGCTGTGCCTGGCTCTAGACCAGGCCCTGCTACTTCCGCAAAGCCCTCGCAGCATGCTTCTCACTGGAGTCTGCTCCTCCTCCACCGGCATGTACATGCTATGCCCTTGGTCCTTCCAACGCTGATCATTTATCAGCTGCACGTGATGCAGCTTCTTGTACTCACCACTAGTGGATCCATTGTCGAGAGAGTTGCCGAACTCCTGTGCTCAGGGTCTCAGGAATCACCCGCTGGAACCATCCTACGACACGTTGAGAGTGGAGCGGATCCCATCAAAGCTGCGAAGCAACTAGAAACTCTCTCTCGAACCATGCTCCAACTGTGTCCCAGCATATCAGCAGCAGCAGATGAAAATTCCAGAGACAGAACTCTCTATGCAGCGCCTCTGTCCGTCTTTCGGCTGCAAGTGGCTTCATTATCACTTCAACGGGAGAGTAGGAGGCTCATGAAGCGACCAGAAGATACCGAGAAAGACGTCGTCGGGCCTTTCTCAAAATGCTTGTCCACACTCTTGCGTCGGACAAGCTCGCGCGGCGATGCGGAAAAGCTACTGGAGACGTGTACGGCAAGCTATCGATCCTTGGGCTGCGACGCCCACGAGACGAGCGATAGTACTGGCGCCGGGTTCACGGTACTGATCACACTTTCCAGGATAGCGCAGCTGGCGGGATCGCAAGAGCAATCGACTTACTATGCAGACCTGGCTCTTACGCAATGCCACAAGCTTGAAATGAGCCATGCACGTTACATTGCGGCTTCAATCAGACGAGGATGTGCAGAATTGGCAACGCCCCACGAGATGTCTTCTGGGATGTCCGATCAGCAGGATCTGAAGACTATCGTCGAGAGCCTACAGAAGGACTTGTCTGGCACCTCGTCCGACTACGAGATGCTGCTGTTGGAACTGGCGCAAGTAGTCAGACTCAACTCTCGTAATGACACACAACTGGAAGAACAAAAGCGCTTACTATGCGCCGCAGCAGCTTTCGCGTCGCGATACGTACGGTTATGTCCTGGAAAGCATGTAGCAACTGCTCAGGAGATTGTGCATTTGGCGTTGTCCAAGTGCGGCTCGGGCGAGGATGTGACCTCTTGGGTCAGCTCGGACACCGCGTCAGTCATGATCAAGTCTGGCGCCCTTCGCCGGCTCACGGACAAGGCATCTTCCTCTCCTCTCGCACTACTCTGCTGCTCTTCCGGTACTGCTATAGCCTTCGGCAGAATCCTCAAGATTCTGGTGACGAAAGCTATCATATCTGGTCCGGAAAAGAGTGCAAGCTGTGTTGTGGATGACGATGGCCTGGAGACAGCAGAGCGAGGCACCCTGCTCGAGTTGCAACTCAAGAACTCACTAGATCTAGCGCACAAGCCAAAATACAGACAGGCTTTGTCCAAGCTCGTGCAGGAGCTTGTGCGGAGACTGTCAAAGACATACGATGCGGCTGTATTCCCGATACGACGAGCCAGACTATCAGCGCTGGTCCTGCGTGTTCGCGAAGAGTATCCTGAGCTTCTGCCACCACACACAATTGCGGTCTTGAGCAAAGCGACGCTCGACAACATTACAGACTTAGCCAAGGACGAAGGTCTCAAGCGCTACCTATTGGATGTTCGTGCCACTTTGAACCTGTCGCGAGCTTTCTGCGATGGTCGCCCTTCGTCCACAGAGTTGCACTCCGCCCTGGAGACATGGAACACATTGCTCGAAAAAGCGGATGATCCGGCAGACATCGACAGTGCGATAGACAATCCGACTGTGCTCATAGCACAGCTGATCTCTCTAGAGGAGTACTTAGGAATGCTCGGCGATGATGTATCACGCCTGTCTGTCAGCACCTTGCTTCATAAGTGCACACAATTACGTGGCGTTGCCACAGAGCAATGTGGCAGCGCAAGCAAGCTCGCACGGGTACACATGATTCTTGGAAATGCCGAGAAGGCAAGAGATGTGCTGCACTCGGCTTTGGTATCGCCTCTCGTCGACGAGACTGCACCATCTCTGGACTTGATTGAGTATCACCTTGCCAAGGCTGAGAGTACGCTTCTGCTTGATCAGGTGGATGAATGTCGCGGGGCTTTGACAAACGCATATCAAGCACGTCAAAGGCTACCTCCTCAAGCCGTCAGGTCTTCACAGTCGCAGCATTACAAGGTGTTGCACGGCAGAGCATGGTTGGTACAATCGCGCTTTCTGATGGCATCGGGCCTACCCCAGGACGCACTGCGTGCTGCAAAGCAAGCATCGAAGATCATGAACAGCATTTGGGCTACTCTAGAGCGTAATGATCATTCCGCGAAGCCCCCAGTCGTTGACGATGGAGAGGAGCCGAGAGATCCGCCTGCCGATGCTTTGTCCACCAAAGTCAGCAAGCTCAATCTTAAGCCAGCAGCTCCGGGATCACACAAGAAAAACGAGCTTCGAGGTGCGTCGTTCTGGCCCGTTGTGCGAGCTCTCTGTGAGTCGACTTTACACCTTTCGGACATGTATGTACACCATGGGATCTATAACGAAGCAAACCACGCATCAGAACAAGCACTCAAGACTGCTGAAGCTGTAGGATCATGGAGCTTACTGTCAGATGTCAGAGCTCATCGTGGTCTTTTCTTGGCGATTGCAGGTCGCTTCGAAGACTCCGAACTCTGTTTAGAGCAAGAGGAGACAACAGAAGAGGCGCTGCTGTCATTAAGAAGCGCCCAGCGACGGAAAATAAAGGCAGCTGCTTGCGCACAGCGAGGCGAACCGAAAGCCGCCGTCACTCACCTTCAAGAGGCCGGGAAGATCATAACGACAATGTTGTCGCAAGACATGACATCTGCAAGCATCGCGACGGATGAAACAAAGCCTCAGATCATCACTGAACCGTCAGCCGCAAAGTCTAGACCTCCTGACGCTGCTAAGCCAGCGTCTGGAGCAAGAGCAGCGGCAGCATCGTCTCGTACCGCTCTCAAGAAATCCATCAAGTCCCGAGCCGCTCCCACGAAGCCTCTTATGAAGCCTAGAGCTATCTTAGAGGCTTCGGCAAAGCAAAATGCAGCCACAGCCATCCCTTATCTGCTGCGCAAGATCCAAGCTGAAATTGCCTTTAACACGGCTGCTATGGAGATCAAATACGGCAGTAACAGTTGCAGAGATACCAGTGAGCTTCAAGAACTTTACGCGGGCCAGTGCCATGGCATTCATTGGCGATCACTGGAACAGGAAGTGGTTCTGAGCAAAACCATCAAGTCTCTCGAGGCAGACTTCTCGCTTAGCGTTTTGACCGAGTCGGTCTTGTCCTATCCTTCGCTTCAGCTACTTGATTCCACAGAAGTATCAACAACGTCAGCTACGGTCAAAGCACCGCCTAAGTCCTCAAGATCTGCCGGCGGGGCTAAGAAGGTCGCTCCTACAGGATCATCATCCGCCAACATTTCGCCTTTGACAGCGTCTACCATACATGAAGAGTCGAGCGCCGTATTGTCGACTATCGAGGCACATAAGCAGTATGATCTATTGTCAACGACTTGCATGATCACGTCGGCCACCCCCACAACAAGGTCTCGGAGTAGTCTTGAGCTTGTCAAACCATTGTCCTTCGTAGATCAGGGCCGCATCCATGCTTCACAGAGCATGATGGCAGTAGCTTGCCTCGAGCGAGTTTCTAACAGCTCGTCTGACTCCTTTGCGTGGCCCAATGAACAACTCTCGATGCCCTCAACGCATGTAGCATCGGCATCTTTTCAGAGCGAGTACATCGACAATCTGCCACAGAGCTGGACAGTGGTATCGCTGTGCCTCAGTGAGTCATGCGAGGAGCTCTGCATTGCCAGGTACCGAGGTTCGCAGGCTCCCGTGGTACTGCGCATACCATTTTCGCGTCAAAAGTCTGATGAGACCGAGGAAGAACCGTTCCTCTTCGAGGACGGAAAGTCTGAGCTGGAAGAAATCATTAGTCTCTCGAACTTCAGCTGCCACAGCACCCTTGACACCAGCGCAAAAGGTGCCAAGACCAATTGGTGGGCTGAGCGCGAAGCACTAGACAGGAGAATGCACGAGCTTCTTATCAATATGGAGAATCTGTGGCTTGGTGGCTTTCGAGGCATCATGTCGCAACACGGCCGGAACCAGGAACAGCTTGATCGATTTAGAAAGGCGTTCGAGGCGATGCTGGACCGGCATCTACCTTCACGACGAGGCTCGAAGCGCGGCTCGAAGAGACTTGTGCTTGATGATCAAATCCTCGAGCTCTTCGTTGGTCTTGGCAGTGATCAGGACGGCGAGCTGGAGCTGGACGAGCTGCTGGCAGAGCTGCTCTACTTCGTTGTAGACATTCTTCAGTTCAATGGAGAGCGCAATGCCTATGACGAGGTCGATATTGATCGAATGGTGGTCGATGTACTCGATGCCATGAGGAGCTATCACGACTCAGATGAGAAGACGAGTGAAGGAGCACACCTCATCCTGGTGCTTGACCGACGCCTGCAAGCATTTCCGTGGGAGAGCTTGCCATGTTTTGAGCATGTCAGTGTCAGCAGAATGGACAGCATGCACTCTTTGCGGGACCGGATCATTGCAATGCGGCAGCAGGTCCAGGCGTCAAAGCTTACTGAGCAGGACCGCTACATCGTGCCTCGTTCGTCCGGCACTTACATTGTCAATCCAGGTGGCGATCTCAAGAGCACTGAGAGCATTCTGACACCAGAACTGTCACAGCTTGCGGCTTCCGAGGGTTCTGGTTGGAAGTCCATCGTCCGCCACGCGCCTAGCGAGGATGAGTTCAAATCCGCATTATCCTCGACATCGACCCTGCTGTACTTCGGTCATGGAGCCGGATCTCAGTACATTCGTCCGAGGACTGTCAGAAGGCTTGAGAAGTGTAGTGAGGTTGTGTGGCTCATGGGCTGCTCTTCGGGCGCAGTTACTGAGTACGGTAAATTGGAAGCGTTTGCTGTGCCTCTCACGTACATGCTAGCTGGCCAGACACAGCAAGCCCCGGAGCTTGAACCCGCACAATCCACAGGAAAGTGCATGTCCGTCCTAGCAACGCTGTGGGATGTCACCGACAAAGACATCGATCGCTTCTCGCTTGCGGTAGGCGAAGACTGGGGTTTATGGAAAGCCCCACAAGCTTCCACAAAGCTTCCCGCCAAGACGCCGCGAAAGAGGGAGAAAGTCGTTGCACCTTCGACGCCAGAGAAGACGTGTAAGACGCCGAAGACTCCGAAAGTCAAGAAGACCCCTGTACCTCCAAAGACGCCGGTCAGGAGTGGTAGTGTGTCGCGCGAAAGAGGGCAGAAGAAGATAAGTTTGGTGGAGGCTGTGGCGAGGAACCGAGATGCCTGTTACCTGAGGTATCTGAACGGTGCTGCGCCGGTGGTCTATGGTATACCAGTTTGGCTTGGCGATTAG
- a CDS encoding mRNA-capping enzyme subunit beta, with the protein MDLSALMNDGEGAAPAKKSSTGSQSSPPASSRGSAPQVTPGPAQNGAYAGGGPGYGHPRPGQATPLYGPPSASIGPPGQPQSRGLTPLQTSSHAPGGGQYPFPQQQQPAQSPVSAQPRYPPLQMQQQYRPYDAHSATTPGARPPSHGFAQPSPSAGQFSRPHNAHPSLSPTPSSHHSQTPHSMRQSPMAMMGHPPPQQPPPPHHYHSSQPSTPLGPPQLPQRHSNPQLDMTSPYHSRTFSGTSNGMMTNSPAHHHQSIGQAIASPAAYSRPSPQQRRTSDHYRTSLDHTREKSESVSPKTQPRPPSLGSRQSSQQEVHSARSSLQPGVSVAPHPVIPNHGPTHSHAQPQPSYSTSEVSQASLQTSSSWPAQPVNGNSLSQPDNKIPLQHQHQKMPMSHLLAPTSHAQQQHHQAQNGGLTQAAPPTLDTAQSQNYSRPSPAPSAVSSRSHEQSQGNIKQEQPLTPASSVHYSSQSQSEGVPGHRLSHQRSSDMSASEAAEARPPLKRPADSESVVEPPAKRGRIRKHRERPIWAHLHPSNPRSREFGIAPNSREVSAPRVQQAPPQTLAPGQDHDHQVPQQPNGQLPPQLNGASDKPWDRNPPLDDDLLNARHILGMPWEKSIDWNKPLPQLNTVVADWLFHNFRANADIGRDVRRGTIEIEAKVGTLRGEDGNRFYLPIQNACVLHPKCPVNFETKMNADEHKHMNQFLNEATERAAKEPGRQKLQYKHTRETDSFEPLSKAGHDLLPDAAHRNAGRRGRELSLRTTTENKTGSVVARIVKVKIADDLHIYGANGHYDIRISMNLEVNFMGEDVDPMALTNEPRPEKRKPGRNKDRVSYKHLNNTFSIDLTRVDTPGMDPTYELELELDANVARDQAALAATGRPNAYMPVVEGFVDNLTLLMKQARGPVPQ; encoded by the exons ATGGACTTATCGGCATTGATGAACGATGGGGAGGGAGCCGCGCCGGCGAAGAAGTCATCGACCGGATCACAGAGCTCTCCTCCGGCCTCCAGTAGAGGGAGCGCGCCGCAGGTGACTCCCGGCCCAGCGCAGAATGGCGCATATGCTGGCGGGGGACCTGGCTATGGACACCCACGACCGGGCCAGGCGACACCACTGTACGGTCCGCCTTCAGCATCGATCGGGCCACCAGGCCAGCCGCAGAGTAGAGGTCTGACGCCTCTGCAGACTTCATCACACGCTCCTGGTGGTGGACAGTATCCCTTTCCTCAACAGCAACAACCGGCGCAAAGTCCGGTATCAGCGCAGCCTCGCTACCCTCCTCTTCAGATGCAGCAGCAGTACAGACCCTACGATGCACATTCGGCGACGACGCCAGGTGCGCGTCCGCCGAGCCATGGCTTTGCCCAGCCGTCTCCATCTGCTGGCCAGTTCTCCCGGCCTCACAATGCGCATCCCTCTCTCTCTCCGACTCCATCCTCGCACCACAGTCAGACACCACACTCAATGCGTCAGAGCCCGATGGCCATGATGGGTCATCCTCCTCCACAGCAACCACCGCCGCCGCACCACTATCACTCCTCGCAACCGTCGACTCCACTGGGACCACCTCAATTACCCCAAAGACATTCCAACCCCCAGTTGGACATGACCAGCCCCTATCACTCGCGAACGTTCTCTGGCACTTCCAACGGCATGATGACGAACTCGCCGGCACACCATCATCAATCGATAGGTCAAGCGATTGCATCGCCAGCGGCATACAGTCGGCCATCGCCTCAACAGCGAAGAACGAGCGATCACTACCGCACTTCGCTTGACCACACTCGTGAAAAGAGTGAGTCTGTGAGTCCCAAGACTCAACCGCGACCACCATCGCTTGGTTCGCGACAAAGCAGCCAGCAAGAGGTGCACAGTGCACGAAGTTCATTACAGCCGGGTGTCAGTGTGGCGCCGCACCCAGTGATACCTAATCACGGACCGACACACAGTCATGCACAGCCACAGCCCTCCTACTCGACTAGTGAGGTCTCACAAGCGTCTTTGCAAACATCTAGCTCATGGCCGGCGCAACCTGTGAATGGAAACTCTTTGTCTCAGCCGGACAATAAGATCCCGCTTCAGCACCAACATCAAAAGATGCCAATGAGCCATTTGCTTGCTCCGACATCACATGCGCAACAACAACATCACCAGGCGCAGAACGGCGGACTTACTCAAGCTGCGCCTCCGACACTGGACACGGCACAATCACAAAACTATTCACGACCATCTCCTGCACCATCAGCAGTCTCGTCAAGATCGCACGAGCAATCTCAGGGTAACATCAAGCAGGAACAACCACTAACACCTGCTTCATCCGTACACTACAGCTCACAGTCACAATCCGAAGGGGTGCCTGGTCACCGTCTGTCCCACCAACGCTCCAGCGACATGTCAGCATCAGAAGCCGCCGAAGCGAGACCGCCTCTGAAGCGTCCCGCAGACTCCGAGTCCGTTGTCGAGCCTCCCGCAAAGCGTGGCAGGATCCGGAAACATCGAGAGCGGCCGATCTGGGCGCATTTGCACCCAAGCAATCCCAGATCTCGAGAGTTCGGCATTGCGCCAAATAGTAGGGAGGTTTCGGCGCCACGAGTGCAACAAGCTCCTCCGCAGACCCTCGCGCCTGGCCAAGATCACGACCATCAAGTACCGCAGCAACCGAACGGGCAGCTGCCACCTCAGCTCAACGGAGCTTCCGACAAGCCTTGGGATCGGAACCCGCCGCTGGACGATGATCTTCTCAACGCTCGACACATTCTTGGCATGCCATGGGAGAAATCAATCGACTGGAACAAGCCACTCCCCCAACTTAACACAGTGGTAGCGGACTGGCTCTTTCATAACTTTCGAGCGAATGCTGACATTGGTCGCGATGTTCGGAGAGGTACCATCGAAATCGAAGCGAAGGTCGGAACATTACGAGGCGAGGATGGAAACCGGTTCTATCTTCCCATCCAGAATGCGTGTGTACTGCACCCAAAATGTCCTGTGAACTTCGAAACCAAGATGAACGCGGATGAGCACAAGCACATGAACCAATTTCTGAACGAAGCGACTGAGAGGGCAGCAAAGGAGCCGGGCCGGCAGAAGCTCCAATACAAGCACACCAGGGAAACAGACTCCTTTGAGCCCCTGAGCAAAGCGGGTCATGACTTACTGCCTGACGCAGCTCACCGGAATGCTGGCAGACGCGGGCGCGAGCTCAGCCTTCGCACAACCACCGAAAACAAGACTGGTAGCGTTGTCGCTCGCATCGTGAAGGTCAAGATAGC tgACGACTTACACATCTATGGCGCCAACGGTCACTACGACATCCGGATCTCGATGAATCTTGAAGTCAACTTCATGGGCGAAGACGTGGATCCAATGGCGCTCACCAACGAACCCCGCCCGGAGAAGAGAAAGCCTGGCCGTAACAAGGACAGAGTCTCCTACAAGCACTTGAACAACACCTTCTCAATCGACTTGACGCGTGTGGACACGCCAGGAATGGATCCTACATACGAACTGGAACTAGAACTGGACGCGAATGTGGCTCGTGACCAAGCTGCCCTTGCTGCGACAGGACGGCCGAATGCTTACATGCCTGTTGTAGAAGGCTTTGTCGACAATTTAACGCTCCTGATGAAGCAGGCTAGAGGGCCTGTTCCGCAATAG